A region of Lycium barbarum isolate Lr01 chromosome 1, ASM1917538v2, whole genome shotgun sequence DNA encodes the following proteins:
- the LOC132607894 gene encoding iron-sulfur protein required for NADH dehydrogenase, mitochondrial → MNRFLKNFTLGGVREFSMQNARNGNTQSLKIEGIKDIIAVASGKGGVGKSTTAVNLAVSLAKRCQLKVGLLDADIYGPSIPLMMRLQGKPELSNNRKMIPIESYGVKCISIGSLVDEREAIVWRGPMVMKALEQLTRGVDWGILDVLVIDMPPGTGDAHISISQRLQLSGGLIVSTPQDVALLDARKGVKMFSKVNVPILGILENMSYFKCPKCNESSYIFGQGGARKTAEEMGLKFLGEIPLEVEIRSGSDEGVPIVMSKPDSVISEVYCDVAERVVMRLEEVDEEQNFRPDISL, encoded by the exons ATGAACCGTTTCTTGAAAAATTTCACT CTTGGTGGGGTTAGGGAGTTTTCTATGCAAAATGCAAGAAATGGAAATACCCAAAGCCTAAAAATAGAAGGGATTAAAGATATAATAGCAGTTGCCTCTGGGAAAGGTGGTGTTGGCAAGTCCACTACTGCTG TTAATTTGGCTGTTTCACTTGCCAAAAGGTGTCAACTTAAAGTTGGGTTGTTGGACGCGGATATTTATGGGCCTTCAATCCCTTTGATGATGCGACTCCAGGGAAAGCCTGAACTGAGCAACA ATAGGAAGATGATTCCAATTGAAAGCTATGGAGTTAAGTGTATATCAATTGGGTCTCTTGTAGACGAAAGGGAAGCAATTGTGTGGAGAGGGCCTATG GTAATGAAAGCCCTTGAACAGTTGACGAGGGGAGTTGACTGGGGGATCCTAGATGTTCTTGTGATAGATATGCCTCCTGGTACCGGTGATGCTCATATATCTATTTCCCAAAGGCTACAATTATCAG GAGGGTTGATTGTTTCGACTCCTCAAGATGTTGCTTTACTGGATGCTCGCAAAGGGGTTAAAATGTTCTCCAAAGTTAATGTTCCG ATATTGGGAATTTTGGAGAATATGAGCTACTTTAAATGCCCAAAATGCAATGAATCATCCTATATCTTTGGTCAAGGAGGAGCTCGTAAAACAGCTGAGGAGATGGGTCTGAAGTTTCTTGGTGAG ATACCACTTGAGGTGGAGATCAGAAGTGGTTCTGATGAAGGTGTTCCCATTGTTATGTCCAAGCCTGATTCTGTAATCTCTGAAGTATACTGCGATGTGGCTGAAAGAGTTGTCATGAGGCTTGAAGAG